In one Parageobacillus genomosp. 1 genomic region, the following are encoded:
- a CDS encoding YfkD famly protein produces MKKWSICFFISVLTIYMTAFAADAASQQAQPNSVVDITKENTYPNPAQDLPHLEPSKFTKQLLNSANVKIENPELIHLLNESSVSSTPFALGYRATIYLGQWPLNYQSLETSTNWEYQKVNTNFLDNRGGNVSQKLYYKQETQKHVRGGLTAQVPNEEAVQKMMLNKAMEKTNLPLAFSTVVGIGTKKDQPYQVPAKKLGYLYAYAPAVNEKGKVTYGEVYIVLKGNKKKIVVKNVTTRGVGAWIPVQDRLYFSYIVSEQPR; encoded by the coding sequence ATGAAAAAATGGAGTATTTGCTTTTTTATTAGCGTATTAACGATATATATGACAGCTTTTGCCGCCGATGCGGCTTCTCAACAAGCACAGCCGAACTCGGTAGTGGATATTACAAAAGAAAATACGTACCCAAACCCGGCGCAAGATTTGCCGCATTTAGAGCCAAGCAAATTCACGAAGCAGCTCCTGAATTCAGCTAACGTAAAAATTGAAAACCCAGAATTGATTCATCTTCTTAATGAATCTTCTGTTTCGAGCACGCCGTTTGCGCTTGGATATCGGGCAACGATTTATTTAGGGCAGTGGCCACTCAATTATCAGTCGCTCGAAACGTCAACGAACTGGGAATATCAAAAAGTCAATACGAATTTCCTCGATAACCGTGGCGGGAATGTTTCGCAAAAACTGTACTATAAACAGGAAACGCAAAAGCATGTGCGCGGCGGGCTGACGGCGCAAGTTCCAAATGAAGAAGCGGTGCAAAAAATGATGCTAAATAAGGCGATGGAAAAGACGAACTTGCCGCTCGCGTTTAGCACGGTGGTAGGGATTGGAACGAAAAAAGATCAGCCGTATCAAGTGCCTGCGAAAAAGCTCGGCTATTTATACGCGTATGCCCCAGCCGTCAATGAAAAAGGGAAAGTGACGTATGGCGAAGTGTATATCGTGCTGAAAGGAAATAAAAAGAAAATTGTCGTAAAAAACGTAACGACACGTGGAGTCGGCGCTTGGATTCCGGTGCAAGACCGCCTTTATTTTTCATACATTGTTAGCGAGCAGCCAAGATAA
- the yfkAB gene encoding radical SAM/CxCxxxxC motif protein YfkAB: MNSFTLQPITPSFDPWEAYLDVEQYGELQLTNVEFTTTTLCNMRCEHCAVGYTLTKKDPEALPLDLLIKRLEEIPHLRSLSITGGEPMLSLKSVSDYVVPLLKYARERGVRTQLNSNLTLDLERYEKIIPYLDVLHISHNWGTIEDFIEGGFAMMERKPSTAQREKYFQRMLDNAKALARAGVMVSAETMLNKRTVRHLETIHRQVAKEMECKRHEIHPMYPSDFASVLEALSLDELRQAIHHLLDIRDESVWMLFGTLPFYPCSDNEEDLALLKRLYTSKNVTVRNDPDGRSRLNVNIFTGDIIVTDFGDEPALGNIQHDTLLDAYKKWRNSDLAKQLLCHCPAAQCLGPNVLVKNAYYKDVDFTKQKARIKK; the protein is encoded by the coding sequence ATGAATTCATTTACACTTCAACCGATTACCCCATCCTTTGATCCGTGGGAAGCGTATTTGGATGTCGAACAATATGGAGAACTTCAGTTAACAAATGTGGAATTCACCACAACTACGTTATGCAATATGCGCTGTGAACATTGCGCCGTCGGCTACACGCTGACAAAGAAAGACCCGGAAGCGCTCCCGCTTGATTTGCTTATCAAGCGGCTCGAGGAAATCCCGCATTTACGCTCATTGAGCATCACCGGCGGTGAGCCGATGTTATCGCTGAAATCTGTAAGCGACTACGTCGTTCCTCTGCTAAAATATGCTCGTGAACGCGGGGTTCGGACGCAGCTCAACTCTAATTTGACGCTCGATTTAGAGCGCTATGAAAAAATTATCCCTTATTTGGACGTCTTGCATATTTCACATAACTGGGGAACGATCGAAGATTTTATCGAGGGCGGGTTTGCGATGATGGAGCGCAAGCCAAGCACCGCCCAGCGCGAAAAATATTTTCAGCGCATGCTCGACAACGCCAAAGCATTGGCGAGGGCGGGAGTGATGGTTTCGGCAGAAACCATGCTAAACAAACGGACCGTCCGCCATCTAGAAACGATTCATCGGCAAGTGGCCAAGGAAATGGAGTGCAAGCGCCATGAAATTCATCCGATGTATCCGAGCGATTTCGCTAGCGTGCTCGAGGCGTTAAGTTTAGACGAATTGCGGCAGGCGATTCACCATCTTTTGGACATTCGTGATGAAAGCGTATGGATGCTGTTTGGAACGCTGCCGTTTTATCCTTGCAGCGACAACGAAGAAGATTTGGCATTATTAAAACGGCTTTACACAAGCAAAAACGTCACCGTCCGCAACGATCCAGACGGGCGGTCGCGCTTAAATGTCAACATTTTTACCGGTGATATCATCGTCACCGATTTCGGCGACGAGCCGGCGCTTGGCAACATTCAGCATGATACGCTGCTTGACGCATACAAAAAATGGCGGAATTCCGACCTTGCCAAACAGCTTCTTTGCCATTGTCCTGCCGCTCAATGTCTCGGGCCAAACGTACTCGTCAAAAACGCTTATTATAAAGATGTCGATTTTACAAAGCAGAAAGCGCGGATCAAAAAATAA
- a CDS encoding fumarate hydratase, with amino-acid sequence MEQFQQSMYKLIVETSTKLPKDVRRAIARAKARENAGTRAAMALTTIAGNIKMAEENVSPICQDTGLPTFKIKVPVGVNQIKMKEAIYAAIAQATKDGKLRPNSVDSLTGKNSGDNLGVGIPVIKFEQWENDYIDVRLILKGGGCENKNIQYSLPCELEGLGRAGRDLDGIRKCILHAVYQAQGQGCSAGFIGVGIGGDRASGYELAKDQLFRSVDDVNPNEDLRRLEEYIMENANKLGIGTMGFGGESTLLGCKIGVMHRIPASFFVSVAYNCWAFRRLGVKIDPETGEIMEWLYQEGEDVDFGKELEKAEAAATAELGEVREIVLEPPITEEQIRQLKVGDVVRINGIIYTGRDAIHKYLMDHDAPVDLNGQIIYHCGPVMLKDENGNWQVKAAGPTTSIREEPYQGDIMKKFGVRAVIGKGGMGAKTLQALKEHGGVYLNAIGGAAQYYADCIKSVEGVDLLEFGIPEAMWHLRVENFTAVVTMDSHGNSLHEDVEKSSLEKLAQFKEPVFK; translated from the coding sequence ATGGAACAGTTCCAGCAGAGCATGTATAAACTCATCGTGGAGACGTCCACGAAATTGCCAAAGGACGTGCGTCGAGCGATCGCTCGGGCAAAAGCGCGTGAAAACGCGGGAACGCGGGCGGCGATGGCGCTGACGACGATTGCCGGCAACATCAAAATGGCGGAAGAAAATGTGTCGCCAATCTGTCAAGATACCGGGCTGCCGACATTTAAAATTAAAGTGCCGGTCGGCGTCAACCAAATCAAAATGAAAGAAGCGATTTATGCCGCAATCGCGCAGGCAACCAAAGATGGTAAGCTTCGTCCGAACTCCGTCGATTCGCTAACCGGCAAAAACAGCGGCGACAATCTTGGTGTCGGTATTCCGGTTATTAAATTTGAACAATGGGAAAACGATTACATTGATGTCCGTCTGATTTTAAAAGGTGGCGGCTGTGAAAACAAAAACATTCAGTACAGCTTGCCTTGCGAGCTAGAAGGTCTTGGCCGCGCCGGCCGTGATTTAGACGGAATCCGCAAATGCATTTTGCATGCGGTATACCAAGCGCAAGGGCAAGGCTGCAGCGCAGGATTTATCGGTGTCGGCATCGGCGGCGACCGCGCTTCCGGCTATGAACTGGCAAAAGACCAGCTTTTCCGTTCCGTCGACGATGTCAACCCGAATGAAGATTTGCGCCGTTTGGAAGAATATATTATGGAAAACGCCAATAAACTTGGCATCGGCACGATGGGATTTGGCGGCGAATCGACGCTGTTAGGCTGTAAAATCGGAGTGATGCACCGCATTCCGGCCAGCTTCTTCGTGTCCGTCGCCTATAACTGCTGGGCGTTCCGCCGCCTTGGCGTGAAAATCGACCCAGAAACAGGCGAAATCATGGAATGGTTATATCAAGAAGGAGAAGATGTTGATTTTGGAAAAGAATTAGAAAAAGCGGAAGCAGCCGCGACGGCGGAGCTTGGTGAAGTGCGCGAAATCGTCCTCGAGCCGCCGATTACGGAAGAGCAAATCCGGCAGCTGAAAGTCGGCGATGTCGTGCGCATTAACGGTATTATTTATACCGGCCGCGACGCGATTCATAAATATTTGATGGATCATGATGCGCCTGTCGATCTGAACGGACAAATTATTTACCACTGCGGCCCGGTGATGCTGAAAGATGAAAACGGCAATTGGCAAGTCAAAGCGGCCGGTCCGACGACAAGCATTCGCGAGGAGCCTTATCAAGGCGACATTATGAAAAAATTCGGCGTTCGCGCGGTCATCGGCAAAGGCGGAATGGGCGCAAAAACGCTGCAGGCCCTAAAAGAACACGGCGGCGTCTATTTGAACGCGATCGGCGGCGCGGCGCAATATTATGCGGACTGTATTAAGTCGGTCGAAGGCGTCGATTTATTGGAATTCGGCATCCCAGAAGCAATGTGGCACTTGCGCGTCGAAAACTTTACCGCCGTCGTCACGATGGACTCTCATGGCAACAGCCTGCATGAAGATGTAGAAAAATCGTCATTAGAAAAACTTGCGCAATTTAAAGAGCCGGTTTTTAAATAA
- the pdaA gene encoding delta-lactam-biosynthetic de-N-acetylase has product MKKWTIWLFVYVIILSFVPASAEAASNQAIHWGFKRSENHDPPSAGKELDQLLAKYDAFYLGDPSKKEIYLTFDNGYENGYTAKILDVLKEKKVPATFFVTGHYLNTAPDLVKRMVKEGHIVGNHSWHHPDLTQVSDEKLREELESVRKKTEELTGQKGMMYLRPPRGIFSERTMAVARELGYYHVFWSLAFVDWQTNNQKGWKYAYDNIMKQIHPGAILLLHTVSKDNADALAKVIDDLRKQGYTFKSLDDLMVEKMSLHPWLFTP; this is encoded by the coding sequence ATGAAGAAATGGACGATATGGCTGTTTGTATATGTCATCATCTTATCGTTTGTTCCTGCTTCCGCGGAAGCCGCAAGCAATCAAGCGATTCATTGGGGGTTTAAGCGAAGCGAGAACCACGATCCTCCTTCCGCGGGAAAAGAGCTGGATCAACTGCTTGCCAAATATGACGCATTTTATTTAGGGGATCCAAGCAAAAAAGAAATTTATTTAACGTTTGATAACGGGTATGAAAACGGCTATACGGCTAAAATTTTAGATGTCTTAAAAGAAAAAAAAGTGCCGGCGACGTTTTTTGTTACGGGGCACTATTTAAATACGGCTCCTGATTTAGTAAAACGAATGGTAAAAGAAGGGCATATTGTCGGCAATCATTCGTGGCATCACCCCGATTTGACGCAAGTGAGCGATGAAAAACTGCGAGAGGAATTGGAATCTGTCCGTAAAAAAACGGAAGAGCTTACGGGGCAAAAAGGAATGATGTATCTTCGCCCGCCGCGTGGCATTTTCAGCGAACGGACGATGGCGGTCGCCCGCGAGCTTGGTTATTACCATGTGTTTTGGTCGCTTGCGTTTGTTGATTGGCAGACGAACAATCAAAAAGGATGGAAGTACGCATACGACAACATTATGAAACAAATTCATCCGGGCGCGATTTTATTGCTTCATACCGTCTCGAAAGATAACGCCGACGCCCTGGCGAAAGTGATTGACGATTTGCGCAAGCAAGGCTATACGTTTAAAAGCCTTGATGATCTGATGGTCGAAAAAATGAGTTTGCATCCGTGGCTTTTTACCCCTTGA
- a CDS encoding DNA-3-methyladenine glycosylase family protein, which produces MWQQQVEVTPPYDFSHALERLALDPLISVDIAKQKVVVPLYVRHIPIAVTVKSIGTKDEPSFLVTAPYPERKKEIMERVSHLFQWNTPLAPIHEHFQRTELQSLFTKYEGMPLILDFDLYFCLMKCLIHQQLSLKVAYRLTERFVKTFGTQIDGVWFYPRPEDIAALSYDELKQLQLSGRKAEYIIDTSRLIAEGKLSLEELAHKSEEKVMEELLSIRGIGPWTVQNFLLFGLGKPNLFPKADIGLQRAIQRLFGLSEKPSIKQMEELSTRWEPYLSYASLYLWRSIE; this is translated from the coding sequence ATGTGGCAACAGCAAGTTGAGGTCACCCCTCCATATGATTTTTCCCACGCGCTGGAGCGGCTTGCGCTCGATCCTCTTATATCGGTGGATATAGCGAAACAGAAGGTGGTTGTGCCGCTTTATGTTCGACATATCCCAATCGCTGTTACGGTCAAAAGCATTGGGACAAAGGATGAGCCGAGCTTCCTTGTTACGGCGCCATATCCTGAACGAAAAAAGGAAATTATGGAGCGGGTTTCTCATCTGTTTCAATGGAATACGCCGCTTGCCCCGATTCACGAACATTTTCAACGGACCGAATTACAGTCGCTTTTTACCAAATATGAAGGAATGCCGCTTATTTTAGATTTTGACCTTTATTTTTGTTTAATGAAATGTCTCATTCACCAGCAATTAAGTTTGAAAGTTGCTTATCGCCTGACAGAGCGGTTTGTGAAAACGTTTGGAACACAAATCGACGGCGTTTGGTTTTATCCGCGGCCGGAAGACATTGCCGCTCTTTCGTATGATGAACTGAAACAGCTGCAGTTAAGCGGGCGAAAAGCGGAGTATATCATCGATACATCGCGGCTTATTGCCGAAGGGAAGCTTTCATTAGAGGAACTTGCGCACAAAAGCGAGGAAAAAGTGATGGAAGAATTGTTATCGATTCGCGGCATCGGTCCATGGACAGTGCAAAATTTTCTTCTGTTTGGGCTTGGAAAACCAAACCTGTTTCCAAAAGCAGACATCGGCTTGCAGCGGGCGATCCAGCGGCTGTTCGGTCTTTCGGAAAAGCCGTCGATAAAACAAATGGAAGAGCTAAGCACGCGATGGGAGCCGTATTTAAGCTACGCATCGTTATATTTATGGAGAAGCATTGAATAG
- the rlmD gene encoding 23S rRNA (uracil(1939)-C(5))-methyltransferase RlmD has protein sequence MTKQTITIKKGQQFPLTIKRLGINGEGVGYFKKQVVFVPGALPGEEVVVEATNIHPKYAEAKIKKIRKRSPYRVTPKCPFYEQCGGCQLQHLDYEAQLREKRDIVIQAFERHCRLPMETLSIRPTIGMDDPWHYRNKSQFQVGAKKGEVIAGLYGLNSHQLINISECLIQHPATNRVTNIVKMILQDLHIPIYNERTQTGVVRTIVARVGFHTGDVQLVLITATKEIPRKQLLIDEIKRRLPEVKSIVQNINGRKTSLIFGEETKLLEGKEYIQEVLGDLSFELSARAFFQLNPVQTVKLYDEVKKAAALTGTEKVVDAYCGVGTIGLWLAKDAREVRGMDTIPEAIEDAKKNAKKHGFTNMMYTTGKAETLLPKWVNEGWMPDVIVVDPPRTGCDSALLQTILRVQPKTVVYVSCNPSSLARDIDVLRERYHVDYVQPVDMFPHTAHVESVARLVLKM, from the coding sequence GTGACGAAGCAAACAATTACCATCAAGAAAGGGCAGCAGTTTCCGTTGACGATTAAGCGGCTCGGCATCAACGGGGAAGGAGTCGGCTATTTTAAAAAGCAAGTGGTGTTTGTCCCAGGTGCGCTCCCGGGAGAAGAAGTCGTCGTAGAGGCAACGAACATCCATCCGAAATACGCGGAAGCGAAAATTAAAAAAATTCGTAAGCGCTCCCCGTATCGAGTAACGCCGAAATGCCCGTTTTACGAACAATGCGGCGGCTGCCAGCTGCAACATCTTGATTACGAAGCGCAGCTTCGCGAAAAACGCGATATCGTTATTCAAGCTTTTGAGCGGCATTGCCGGCTTCCGATGGAAACGCTGTCGATCCGCCCGACGATCGGAATGGATGACCCTTGGCATTACCGCAATAAAAGCCAGTTTCAAGTCGGCGCGAAAAAAGGAGAGGTCATCGCCGGTTTGTACGGCTTGAATTCCCATCAGCTCATTAACATTTCCGAATGCCTCATCCAGCATCCGGCTACGAACCGTGTGACCAACATTGTGAAAATGATTCTCCAAGATTTGCACATTCCGATTTACAACGAGCGGACGCAGACCGGAGTTGTCCGCACGATTGTCGCAAGGGTCGGGTTTCATACAGGGGACGTGCAGCTTGTGCTCATTACGGCGACAAAAGAAATCCCGCGCAAGCAATTGCTGATTGACGAAATAAAGCGGCGCCTTCCGGAAGTCAAGTCGATCGTGCAAAATATTAACGGACGGAAGACGTCGCTTATTTTCGGGGAAGAAACGAAGCTGCTCGAAGGAAAAGAATACATTCAGGAAGTGCTCGGCGACTTATCGTTCGAACTGTCGGCGCGCGCGTTTTTTCAGCTGAATCCGGTGCAAACGGTGAAACTGTACGATGAAGTGAAAAAGGCCGCCGCTTTAACGGGAACAGAAAAGGTCGTCGATGCTTACTGCGGCGTCGGCACGATCGGGCTTTGGCTCGCCAAAGACGCCCGCGAAGTGCGCGGCATGGATACAATTCCGGAAGCGATTGAAGATGCGAAGAAAAACGCGAAAAAACATGGGTTTACCAATATGATGTATACGACAGGCAAAGCGGAAACGCTGCTTCCAAAATGGGTGAACGAAGGATGGATGCCCGATGTCATCGTCGTCGACCCGCCGCGCACCGGCTGCGACAGTGCACTGTTGCAAACGATTCTCCGTGTTCAGCCGAAAACGGTTGTGTACGTCTCCTGCAACCCGTCCAGCCTCGCGCGCGATATCGATGTGCTTAGAGAGCGCTATCACGTTGACTACGTCCAGCCGGTCGATATGTTTCCGCATACGGCGCATGTGGAAAGTGTGGCGCGATTAGTGTTAAAGATGTAG
- a CDS encoding energy-coupling factor ABC transporter permease, with protein MHMADALISPVVGGTMLAATAGVAAYSIKKLQNEMDEKKIPLMGVMGAFVFAAQMINFSIPGTGSSGHLGGGMLLAILLGPYAGFLTMASILLIQALFFGDGGLLAYGCNVFNLGFYTCFIAYPLIYKWFTRKEVTSKRIFVGSMASALVALQLGAFSVVLETLLSGKTELPFGKFVLLMQPIHLAIGVVEGLVTAAIVTFVWRARPEVLEKAANGEALGNISMKKVLTVLSIAVVAVGGLFSWFASANPDGLEWSIEKTAGTTELKASDGIHKVLSEIQSKTALLPDYNFKTNESENNKEETASQAENVWPAVNAGTSVSGIVGGALTLALAVFTGWIIIVIKRKKKKITA; from the coding sequence ATGCACATGGCTGATGCTTTGATTTCACCAGTTGTTGGTGGAACTATGCTGGCAGCCACTGCCGGCGTTGCAGCTTATTCAATCAAAAAACTCCAGAATGAGATGGATGAAAAGAAAATTCCTTTAATGGGAGTTATGGGAGCATTTGTTTTTGCAGCACAAATGATTAATTTTTCAATACCAGGTACTGGTTCAAGCGGACACCTCGGAGGAGGAATGCTGCTTGCCATATTATTGGGCCCTTATGCGGGATTTTTGACGATGGCTTCGATTTTGTTGATACAGGCATTGTTCTTTGGTGACGGTGGATTGCTTGCTTATGGCTGCAACGTATTTAATCTTGGTTTTTATACCTGCTTTATAGCATATCCTTTAATATATAAATGGTTTACACGTAAAGAGGTTACTTCCAAAAGGATTTTTGTCGGTTCAATGGCTTCAGCGCTGGTTGCTCTCCAATTGGGTGCTTTTAGCGTTGTCCTTGAGACTCTTTTATCAGGAAAGACCGAATTGCCCTTTGGGAAATTCGTATTGCTGATGCAGCCGATCCACCTTGCGATTGGGGTAGTTGAAGGGCTGGTAACCGCAGCAATTGTTACTTTCGTATGGAGAGCCAGACCTGAAGTTTTGGAAAAAGCAGCGAATGGAGAAGCCCTTGGCAATATATCCATGAAGAAAGTATTGACAGTTCTTTCAATCGCAGTAGTTGCGGTTGGCGGCTTGTTTTCTTGGTTTGCTTCCGCAAATCCTGACGGCTTGGAATGGTCTATCGAAAAAACAGCAGGTACGACAGAACTGAAAGCTTCTGATGGCATTCATAAAGTACTCTCTGAAATTCAAAGCAAAACAGCATTATTACCTGATTATAACTTTAAGACAAATGAAAGTGAAAATAATAAAGAAGAAACAGCTTCACAGGCTGAAAATGTGTGGCCTGCTGTTAATGCCGGAACAAGTGTTTCGGGTATAGTAGGAGGAGCGTTGACCCTTGCGTTGGCCGTATTTACAGGATGGATAATCATTGTGATTAAAAGGAAAAAGAAAAAAATTACCGCTTAA
- the cbiQ gene encoding cobalt ECF transporter T component CbiQ, producing MANMINSLSNMRLLDDLARKETFIHRIHPLIKLLTTVAYLTVVVSFERYEISGLLPFIFYPILIFAFSEIPVAPILKMILLIEPLIIGIGILNPLFDHSKVVLGGIAVSRGWITFLSIFIKCSLTVTASILLIATTGMDRLAAALRMLKIPKIFVLQLLLTYRYISVLIEEVSRMMRAYSLRAPGQKGIKWSVWGSFAGQILLRTFERAERVYQAMSLRGFTGEYHTGDISKLSFKDLTYFAAWCLFFVIARIYNIPVWIGSLFTGVIR from the coding sequence ATGGCGAATATGATAAATTCATTATCTAATATGAGGCTTCTAGATGACCTAGCACGAAAAGAGACCTTTATACACAGAATTCATCCACTAATAAAGCTGTTAACCACAGTCGCTTATTTGACTGTGGTTGTGTCATTTGAAAGGTATGAAATCAGCGGTCTTTTGCCTTTTATTTTTTATCCTATACTAATTTTTGCTTTTTCAGAGATACCAGTTGCGCCAATTCTAAAAATGATATTGCTTATTGAGCCTTTAATTATCGGAATTGGAATATTAAATCCATTGTTTGATCATTCCAAAGTGGTGCTTGGTGGAATTGCTGTTTCAAGAGGATGGATTACTTTTTTATCCATTTTTATAAAATGCAGTTTAACAGTGACAGCCAGCATTTTACTCATTGCAACTACAGGTATGGATCGGTTGGCGGCAGCTTTGCGGATGCTCAAAATCCCTAAGATTTTTGTCTTACAGCTTTTATTAACATACCGATATATATCGGTACTGATCGAAGAGGTTTCCAGGATGATGAGGGCGTATTCCCTTAGGGCACCAGGACAAAAGGGAATAAAGTGGAGTGTTTGGGGTTCTTTTGCCGGGCAAATATTGCTAAGGACTTTTGAGAGAGCAGAGCGGGTATATCAAGCAATGAGTTTAAGAGGCTTTACAGGAGAGTATCATACCGGAGATATTTCAAAACTAAGCTTTAAAGATCTCACCTATTTTGCAGCATGGTGTCTGTTTTTTGTTATTGCAAGAATTTACAATATACCTGTATGGATAGGGTCATTGTTTACAGGAGTGATTCGATAG
- a CDS encoding energy-coupling factor ABC transporter ATP-binding protein: protein MSHHKIEVRNLHFSYPDGHEAIKNISFSIHHGESVGIIGANGAGKSTLLMLLMGVLFPDGGEVLVGDVRVTKKTLPMIRQRLGMVFQDPDDQLFMTTVYDDVAFGPRNYKLEEEDVERRVTQALEMVGIPHLKDRAPYKLSGGEKRSAAIASVLSMQPDVLIMDEPTSGLDPKSRRRVIDLLKSFEHTKIITSHDLDMVFETCKRIIVIKEGEIAADGTTEEILSNAELLDSCGLELPLSLQNCPICGAAKRRMDG, encoded by the coding sequence ATGAGTCATCATAAAATTGAAGTAAGAAATTTGCATTTTTCGTATCCCGATGGACATGAAGCAATTAAAAATATTTCTTTTTCAATTCATCACGGTGAATCTGTGGGGATCATTGGTGCGAATGGTGCTGGGAAGTCTACGCTGCTGATGCTGTTGATGGGGGTTCTCTTTCCAGATGGTGGAGAAGTACTGGTAGGAGATGTTCGTGTAACAAAAAAGACATTACCGATGATACGCCAGAGATTGGGAATGGTTTTTCAGGACCCTGACGATCAATTGTTCATGACTACTGTTTATGATGATGTTGCCTTTGGACCACGAAATTATAAGCTGGAGGAGGAAGATGTGGAGAGAAGGGTGACGCAGGCATTGGAGATGGTCGGAATACCTCATTTGAAAGACCGGGCCCCCTATAAACTATCGGGTGGAGAAAAGCGGTCTGCCGCAATTGCATCCGTTTTATCAATGCAACCTGATGTATTGATAATGGATGAGCCAACTTCAGGCCTGGACCCAAAATCAAGACGGAGAGTAATTGATTTGTTAAAAAGCTTTGAACATACAAAGATAATTACCAGCCACGATTTGGACATGGTGTTTGAAACTTGTAAAAGAATTATTGTGATAAAAGAAGGTGAAATAGCTGCAGATGGAACCACAGAGGAGATTTTATCCAATGCGGAATTGCTGGATAGCTGTGGTTTGGAATTGCCTCTTTCACTTCAGAATTGTCCTATCTGTGGTGCCGCGAAGCGACGCATGGATGGCTAA